The genomic DNA TTATGAAATACACAATGTGTGATAAGCACCTTGTTGCGCTTCTTACAAAGCCACTTAAAAATGTGGGTTTTATATTGATCCCCGCAACAACAGTGCTAACTTATTTTATAAATATCGCTATCCCTTCAGCTGCAGGATGCTCTGCTGCTGTTGGTGCGACGCTTATACCGCTTTTAATGGCTTCAGGTATCCGCCCAGCTATGGCTGGTGCTGCTGTTTTTGCAGGGACATTTGGTGGAGTTTTAAGCCCAGGATCGGCTCACAACGTCTATGTGGCTGATCTTGTTAAAAAGACGGTTGAGGGCTACACAGTTCAAGATGTCATAAAAGTGCAAATTCCAAGTGCATTTACTGCTCTTGTTATCGTAGTGATCGCATTAGTTATTGTTGCGATACTGCTTAAAGACTATCAAAAAAATACAAATTTTACTCTTGAAAGTAGTACTGCTAGCGAAGAGAAGCCGCTATTTAAAGTAAATTTCATCTACGCCATTATGCCTTTAGTTCCACTTGTTATCTTGGTTATTGGCGGAACAAGCCTTGCAAAAGATTATAGCTTTCTTGCGTGGACAAAGATGGGCGTTGCTGAGGCGATGATACTAGGTGCTATCATAGCTATCTTTGCTACGCTTACAAATCCGCAAAAGATCACAAAAGAATTTTTTAACGGAATGGGCCACGCTTATGCTGACGTTATGGGTATCATCATCGCAGCTGGTGTCTTTGTCGCTGGCCTAAAGGCATGTGGGGCCGTTGATGTGGTCATCGCATGGCTAAAAACAGATCAAAGTTACGTTAAATTTGGCGGAACATTTGTGCCTTTTATCATGGGTATAGTTACAGGTTCAGGTGATGCTGCTACATTTGCATTTAACGAAGCTGTCACAACAAACGCCGCTGCACTTGGCTTTGAACAAGATAAGCTTGGTATGGCTGCAGCTATTGCTGGTGCTTTAGGTAGATCGGCTTCCCCGATTGCCGGTGCTGCTATCGTTTGTGCAGGCATTGCGATGGTTAGCCCAGTTGAAATCGCTAAAAGAACATTTTTAGGGATGTTTGTCTCTGTTGTAGCGATTGCATTTTTTGTCATCTAAAAGGATGAAAAATGGATATCGTAGAGAGATTTTTAAACTATACAAAATTTAACACCACAACAAATAAAGAGAATGGACTAAAAGGTGTCATGCCTTCTAATCCAACCGAGTACGAGCTGGCTAAGTTTTTAAAAGAAGAGCTTAGCTCGCTAGGCATAAAAGATATCATCTTGCAAGACAATGCTATCTTGATAGCAAAAATTCCTGCAAACTGTGAAAATGCTCCAAGCATTGCCTTCTTTGGGCACTTAGATACAAGTAGTGAGCAAAAAAATGATACCAAAGCTAAAATCGTAAAATACACAGGTGGCGATATCTGCCTAAATGAAGAGCAGGGAATTTGTCTAAAATTTAACGACAATCCAGAGCTTAAAAAATACGTTGGTGATGACATAGTCGTGACTGACGGCACTAGCTTGCTTGGGGCTGATGATAAGGCTGCGATCGCTAGCATTGTAAATATGGCTAGCTACTTTATGCAAAATCCTGATGTAAAGCACGGTAAAATCGTGATCTGCTTCGTGCCAGATGAAGAGCAGGGCTTACTTGGGGCAAAGGCGCTTGATGTAAATTTGCTAGGAGCTGATTTTGGCTACTGCTTAGACTGCTGCGAGATAGGTGAGCTAATATATGAAAATTGGAACGCAGCTGACTGCACGATGGTCTTTAAAGGCGTTTCGGCTCATCCGATGAACGCAAAGGGTAAGCTTGTAAATTCGCTACTTCTTGCGCATAAATTTATCTCGCTTTTGCCAGGCGGCGAAGTGCCAGAGTGCA from Campylobacter concisus includes the following:
- the dcuC gene encoding C4-dicarboxylate transporter DcuC; translation: METFKLIAAILGIAAVVALLVLKKETRTVLIGVGLVLCLIALKPMGALSAFTDYMTKAGLIKAICASMGFAFVMKYTMCDKHLVALLTKPLKNVGFILIPATTVLTYFINIAIPSAAGCSAAVGATLIPLLMASGIRPAMAGAAVFAGTFGGVLSPGSAHNVYVADLVKKTVEGYTVQDVIKVQIPSAFTALVIVVIALVIVAILLKDYQKNTNFTLESSTASEEKPLFKVNFIYAIMPLVPLVILVIGGTSLAKDYSFLAWTKMGVAEAMILGAIIAIFATLTNPQKITKEFFNGMGHAYADVMGIIIAAGVFVAGLKACGAVDVVIAWLKTDQSYVKFGGTFVPFIMGIVTGSGDAATFAFNEAVTTNAAALGFEQDKLGMAAAIAGALGRSASPIAGAAIVCAGIAMVSPVEIAKRTFLGMFVSVVAIAFFVI
- the pepT gene encoding peptidase T, whose protein sequence is MDIVERFLNYTKFNTTTNKENGLKGVMPSNPTEYELAKFLKEELSSLGIKDIILQDNAILIAKIPANCENAPSIAFFGHLDTSSEQKNDTKAKIVKYTGGDICLNEEQGICLKFNDNPELKKYVGDDIVVTDGTSLLGADDKAAIASIVNMASYFMQNPDVKHGKIVICFVPDEEQGLLGAKALDVNLLGADFGYCLDCCEIGELIYENWNAADCTMVFKGVSAHPMNAKGKLVNSLLLAHKFISLLPGGEVPECTEGKEGYFWVKELSGNSAKTTLKIDIREFDEAKFQKRLEFLSDMANSFNKIYGERCEITLKTRYENVFKFLKDENSLPIKLAKDAFSELNITPNIKPMRGGYDGAVISAKGVPTLNLFTGANNFHSVFEYLPVSSLKAASEVIKKIIINAAK